One part of the Sarcophilus harrisii chromosome 5, mSarHar1.11, whole genome shotgun sequence genome encodes these proteins:
- the CBLL1 gene encoding E3 ubiquitin-protein ligase Hakai isoform X2: MDHTDNDLQGTNSSGSLGGLDVRRRIPIKLISKQTNKAKPAPRTPRTMNRMPSKTQPGDEGFDYNEEERYDCKGGDMFGNQRRFPGHIFWDFQINILGEKDDTPVHFCDKCGLPIKIYGRMIPCKHVFCYDCAILHEKKADKMCPGCNDPVQRIEQCMRGSLFMCSIVQGCKRTYLSQRDLQAHINHRHMRAAKPVTRPPIENVHPPIAPPPAEIPDRFIMPPDKHHMSHIPPKQHIMMPPPPLQHVPHEHYNQPHEDIRAPPAELSMAPPPPRSVSQETFRISTRKHSNLITVPIQDDSNSGAREPPPPAPAPTHHHPEYQGQPVVSHPHHIMPPQQHYAPPPPPPPPISHPMQHPPQAAGTPHMVYSQAPPPPMTSAPPPITPPPGHIIAQMPPYMNHPPPGPPPPQHGGPPVNAPPPHHYNPNSLPQFTEDQGTLSPPFTQPGGMSPGIWPAPRGPPPPPRMQGPPSQAPLPGPHHPDQTRYRPYYQ; this comes from the exons GTTCTGGATCGTTGGGTGGTCTTGATGTTCGAAGACGAATCCCTATAAAGCTAATCTCCAAACAGACAAACAAAGCCAAACCTGCTCCTCGAACTCCAAGGACTATGAATAGGATGCCTTCTAAGACACAACCTGGTGATGAAG GATTTGATTATAATGAAGAAGAACGGTATGACTGTAAAGGGGGTGACATGTTTGGAAATCAACGAAGGTTTCCTGGACACATTTTTTGGGATTTTCAG ATAAACAtcttaggtgaaaaggatgaTACTCCAGTTCATTTCTGTGATAAGTGTGGATTACCTATTAAAATTTATGGGCGCATG ATCCCATGCAAGCATGTTTTTTGCTATGACTGTGCTATTTTGCATGAAAAAAAGGCAGATAAGATGTGCCCAGG cTGTAATGATCCTGTGCAGCGAATTGAGCAGTGTATGCGGGGTTCTCTCTTCATGTGTAGCATTGTTCAAGGGTGCAAAAGAACGTACTTGTCTCAAAGAGACTTACAGGCTCACATCAACCACCGTCATATGAGAGCTGCAAAACCTGTTACTCGTCCTCCAATTGAAAATGTTCATCCTCCTATTGCCCCACCACCAGCTGAAATTCCTGATCGCTTTATAATGCCTCCAGATAAGCACCATATGAGCCATATTCCACCAAAGCAGCACATCATGATGCCACCTCCTCCTTTGCAGCATGTGCCACATGAGCATTATAATCAACCCCATGAGGATATTCGAGCTCCTCCTGCGGAGTTGTCAATGGCTCCACCTCCACCTCGTTCAGTCAGTCAGGAAACCTTTCGAATTTCAACAAGAAAACACAGCAATTTAATAACTGTCCCTATTCAGGATGATTCAAATTCAGGTGCCAGAGAACCACCACCTCCAGCCCCAGCACCTACTCACCATCATCCTGAATATCAGGGTCAACCAGTGGTTTCTCACCCTCATCATATTATGCCTCCACAGCAACATTAtgcaccaccaccacctcctccaccACCAATAAGCCATCCAATGCAGCATCCTCCCCAGGCAGCAGGTACTCCTCATATGGTTTATAGCCAAGCTCCTCCTCCACCAATGACCTCTGCTCCACCACCAATTACCCCACCCCCTGGACACATCATTGCCCAGATGCCACCATATATGAATCATCCTCCACCAGGACCTCCTCCTCCTCAACATGGTGGACCCCCTGTAAATGCCCCCCCTCCTCACCACTATAATCCTAACTCTTTACCACAATTCACTGAAGATCAAGGAACTCTAAGCCCTCCATTCACACAGCCAGGGGGAATGAGTCCTGGTATATGGCCTGCACCAAGAGGGCCACCTCCGCCTCCAAGAATGCAGGGTCCACCCTCTCAAGCCCCACTTCCTGGACCACATCATCCTGATCAGACAAGATATAGACCATATTACCAATGA
- the CBLL1 gene encoding E3 ubiquitin-protein ligase Hakai isoform X1 — protein MDHTDNDLQGTNSSGSLGGLDVRRRIPIKLISKQTNKAKPAPRTPRTMNRMPSKTQPGDEEGFDYNEEERYDCKGGDMFGNQRRFPGHIFWDFQINILGEKDDTPVHFCDKCGLPIKIYGRMIPCKHVFCYDCAILHEKKADKMCPGCNDPVQRIEQCMRGSLFMCSIVQGCKRTYLSQRDLQAHINHRHMRAAKPVTRPPIENVHPPIAPPPAEIPDRFIMPPDKHHMSHIPPKQHIMMPPPPLQHVPHEHYNQPHEDIRAPPAELSMAPPPPRSVSQETFRISTRKHSNLITVPIQDDSNSGAREPPPPAPAPTHHHPEYQGQPVVSHPHHIMPPQQHYAPPPPPPPPISHPMQHPPQAAGTPHMVYSQAPPPPMTSAPPPITPPPGHIIAQMPPYMNHPPPGPPPPQHGGPPVNAPPPHHYNPNSLPQFTEDQGTLSPPFTQPGGMSPGIWPAPRGPPPPPRMQGPPSQAPLPGPHHPDQTRYRPYYQ, from the exons GTTCTGGATCGTTGGGTGGTCTTGATGTTCGAAGACGAATCCCTATAAAGCTAATCTCCAAACAGACAAACAAAGCCAAACCTGCTCCTCGAACTCCAAGGACTATGAATAGGATGCCTTCTAAGACACAACCTGGTGATGAAG AAGGATTTGATTATAATGAAGAAGAACGGTATGACTGTAAAGGGGGTGACATGTTTGGAAATCAACGAAGGTTTCCTGGACACATTTTTTGGGATTTTCAG ATAAACAtcttaggtgaaaaggatgaTACTCCAGTTCATTTCTGTGATAAGTGTGGATTACCTATTAAAATTTATGGGCGCATG ATCCCATGCAAGCATGTTTTTTGCTATGACTGTGCTATTTTGCATGAAAAAAAGGCAGATAAGATGTGCCCAGG cTGTAATGATCCTGTGCAGCGAATTGAGCAGTGTATGCGGGGTTCTCTCTTCATGTGTAGCATTGTTCAAGGGTGCAAAAGAACGTACTTGTCTCAAAGAGACTTACAGGCTCACATCAACCACCGTCATATGAGAGCTGCAAAACCTGTTACTCGTCCTCCAATTGAAAATGTTCATCCTCCTATTGCCCCACCACCAGCTGAAATTCCTGATCGCTTTATAATGCCTCCAGATAAGCACCATATGAGCCATATTCCACCAAAGCAGCACATCATGATGCCACCTCCTCCTTTGCAGCATGTGCCACATGAGCATTATAATCAACCCCATGAGGATATTCGAGCTCCTCCTGCGGAGTTGTCAATGGCTCCACCTCCACCTCGTTCAGTCAGTCAGGAAACCTTTCGAATTTCAACAAGAAAACACAGCAATTTAATAACTGTCCCTATTCAGGATGATTCAAATTCAGGTGCCAGAGAACCACCACCTCCAGCCCCAGCACCTACTCACCATCATCCTGAATATCAGGGTCAACCAGTGGTTTCTCACCCTCATCATATTATGCCTCCACAGCAACATTAtgcaccaccaccacctcctccaccACCAATAAGCCATCCAATGCAGCATCCTCCCCAGGCAGCAGGTACTCCTCATATGGTTTATAGCCAAGCTCCTCCTCCACCAATGACCTCTGCTCCACCACCAATTACCCCACCCCCTGGACACATCATTGCCCAGATGCCACCATATATGAATCATCCTCCACCAGGACCTCCTCCTCCTCAACATGGTGGACCCCCTGTAAATGCCCCCCCTCCTCACCACTATAATCCTAACTCTTTACCACAATTCACTGAAGATCAAGGAACTCTAAGCCCTCCATTCACACAGCCAGGGGGAATGAGTCCTGGTATATGGCCTGCACCAAGAGGGCCACCTCCGCCTCCAAGAATGCAGGGTCCACCCTCTCAAGCCCCACTTCCTGGACCACATCATCCTGATCAGACAAGATATAGACCATATTACCAATGA
- the CBLL1 gene encoding E3 ubiquitin-protein ligase Hakai isoform X3 — MNRMPSKTQPGDEGFDYNEEERYDCKGGDMFGNQRRFPGHIFWDFQINILGEKDDTPVHFCDKCGLPIKIYGRMIPCKHVFCYDCAILHEKKADKMCPGCNDPVQRIEQCMRGSLFMCSIVQGCKRTYLSQRDLQAHINHRHMRAAKPVTRPPIENVHPPIAPPPAEIPDRFIMPPDKHHMSHIPPKQHIMMPPPPLQHVPHEHYNQPHEDIRAPPAELSMAPPPPRSVSQETFRISTRKHSNLITVPIQDDSNSGAREPPPPAPAPTHHHPEYQGQPVVSHPHHIMPPQQHYAPPPPPPPPISHPMQHPPQAAGTPHMVYSQAPPPPMTSAPPPITPPPGHIIAQMPPYMNHPPPGPPPPQHGGPPVNAPPPHHYNPNSLPQFTEDQGTLSPPFTQPGGMSPGIWPAPRGPPPPPRMQGPPSQAPLPGPHHPDQTRYRPYYQ, encoded by the exons ATGAATAGGATGCCTTCTAAGACACAACCTGGTGATGAAG GATTTGATTATAATGAAGAAGAACGGTATGACTGTAAAGGGGGTGACATGTTTGGAAATCAACGAAGGTTTCCTGGACACATTTTTTGGGATTTTCAG ATAAACAtcttaggtgaaaaggatgaTACTCCAGTTCATTTCTGTGATAAGTGTGGATTACCTATTAAAATTTATGGGCGCATG ATCCCATGCAAGCATGTTTTTTGCTATGACTGTGCTATTTTGCATGAAAAAAAGGCAGATAAGATGTGCCCAGG cTGTAATGATCCTGTGCAGCGAATTGAGCAGTGTATGCGGGGTTCTCTCTTCATGTGTAGCATTGTTCAAGGGTGCAAAAGAACGTACTTGTCTCAAAGAGACTTACAGGCTCACATCAACCACCGTCATATGAGAGCTGCAAAACCTGTTACTCGTCCTCCAATTGAAAATGTTCATCCTCCTATTGCCCCACCACCAGCTGAAATTCCTGATCGCTTTATAATGCCTCCAGATAAGCACCATATGAGCCATATTCCACCAAAGCAGCACATCATGATGCCACCTCCTCCTTTGCAGCATGTGCCACATGAGCATTATAATCAACCCCATGAGGATATTCGAGCTCCTCCTGCGGAGTTGTCAATGGCTCCACCTCCACCTCGTTCAGTCAGTCAGGAAACCTTTCGAATTTCAACAAGAAAACACAGCAATTTAATAACTGTCCCTATTCAGGATGATTCAAATTCAGGTGCCAGAGAACCACCACCTCCAGCCCCAGCACCTACTCACCATCATCCTGAATATCAGGGTCAACCAGTGGTTTCTCACCCTCATCATATTATGCCTCCACAGCAACATTAtgcaccaccaccacctcctccaccACCAATAAGCCATCCAATGCAGCATCCTCCCCAGGCAGCAGGTACTCCTCATATGGTTTATAGCCAAGCTCCTCCTCCACCAATGACCTCTGCTCCACCACCAATTACCCCACCCCCTGGACACATCATTGCCCAGATGCCACCATATATGAATCATCCTCCACCAGGACCTCCTCCTCCTCAACATGGTGGACCCCCTGTAAATGCCCCCCCTCCTCACCACTATAATCCTAACTCTTTACCACAATTCACTGAAGATCAAGGAACTCTAAGCCCTCCATTCACACAGCCAGGGGGAATGAGTCCTGGTATATGGCCTGCACCAAGAGGGCCACCTCCGCCTCCAAGAATGCAGGGTCCACCCTCTCAAGCCCCACTTCCTGGACCACATCATCCTGATCAGACAAGATATAGACCATATTACCAATGA